Proteins encoded together in one Micromonospora kangleipakensis window:
- a CDS encoding magnesium and cobalt transport protein CorA, which produces MDRTAVRTRRGPRLPALLGRLLGRPADAAATPAARRSNPDAVVDCAVYVNGRREPGRPHYADAYARSRRTRRSFVWLGLHEPGAAVMAAVGRTFGLDELSVEQALADGHRPTVQRHGDVTVLVLRTASYVEHTELTDTSEVIDTGDVMVFLGDRFVITVRHGAAGALAPVREDIQRRPGVLAEGPWAVAYAVCARMVELYLEVSGHLERDLERVEESVFARDRGTDIQHIYQLKREVVEFKRAVLPLQAPLRSLVEQRDGGPPPALQRWFVDVESRLTRAVDRIGGYDDLLNSILQSRLAQLAVDQNNDMRKIAAWAAIAATQTAVAGIYGMNFAHMPELGWRYGYQGALLVMALAAVTLYRLFRRSGWL; this is translated from the coding sequence GTGGACCGGACGGCGGTACGGACCCGGCGGGGGCCGCGGCTCCCCGCCCTGCTCGGCCGGCTGCTCGGCCGCCCGGCCGACGCGGCGGCCACGCCGGCCGCCCGACGGTCCAACCCGGACGCCGTGGTGGACTGCGCCGTCTACGTCAACGGCCGGCGGGAGCCGGGGCGCCCGCACTACGCCGACGCGTACGCACGCAGCCGCCGCACCCGGCGCTCCTTCGTCTGGCTGGGCCTGCACGAGCCGGGCGCGGCGGTGATGGCGGCGGTCGGCCGCACCTTCGGGCTGGACGAGCTGAGCGTCGAGCAGGCCCTCGCCGACGGGCACCGCCCCACCGTCCAGCGGCACGGCGACGTCACCGTGCTGGTGCTGCGCACCGCGAGCTACGTCGAGCACACCGAGCTGACCGACACCTCCGAGGTGATCGACACCGGGGACGTGATGGTCTTCCTCGGCGACCGCTTCGTGATCACCGTCCGGCACGGCGCGGCCGGCGCCCTGGCCCCGGTCCGGGAGGACATCCAGCGCCGCCCGGGCGTGCTGGCCGAGGGGCCGTGGGCGGTGGCGTACGCGGTCTGCGCCCGGATGGTGGAGCTCTACCTGGAGGTCTCCGGGCACCTGGAACGGGACCTGGAACGCGTCGAGGAGAGCGTCTTCGCCCGCGACCGCGGCACCGACATCCAGCACATCTACCAGCTCAAACGCGAGGTGGTGGAGTTCAAGCGGGCGGTGCTGCCGTTGCAGGCGCCGCTGCGCAGCCTCGTCGAGCAGCGCGACGGCGGGCCGCCGCCGGCGTTGCAGCGCTGGTTCGTCGACGTGGAGAGCCGGCTGACCCGGGCCGTGGACCGGATCGGCGGGTACGACGACCTGCTCAACTCGATCCTGCAGTCCCGGTTGGCGCAGCTCGCCGTGGACCAGAACAACGACATGCGCAAGATCGCCGCCTGGGCGGCCATCGCCGCCACCCAGACCGCGGTGGCCGGCATCTACGGCATGAACTTCGCCCACATGCCGGAGTTGGGCTGGCGCTACGGCTACCAGGGGGCCCTGCTGGTGATGGCGCTGGCCGCGGTCACCCTGTACCGGTTGTTCCGCCGCTCCGGCTGGCTCTGA
- a CDS encoding FAD-linked oxidase C-terminal domain-containing protein, whose protein sequence is MSTTTTDLAALGAALRAAIGADRVISDRQELRTYECDGLAQYKVVPALVALPVDAAQCAAVVRACVAAGVPFVARGSGTGLSGGALPHADGVLIVTSRMRDILEVAPADERAVVQPGVINLAVSRAANPHGWYYAPDPSSQQICSIGGNVAENSGGAHCLKYGFTTNHVTGVELVTPDGDLVRLGGRAPDAPGYDLLGAFVGSEGTLGIATEVTVRLTRLPESVRTLLAAFESTDQAGAATSAIIAAGVVPAAVEMMDALAISAAEAAVHCGYPAGAGAVLIVELDGPEPEVAAQFDQVERLCRDNRAFEIRIAVDDAERALFWKGRKSAFAAVGRISPDYIVQDGVIPRTALPEVLRRIGELSAERGIRVANVFHAGDGNLHPLVLFDASVDGQTERAEEVSGAILDLCVRHGGSITGEHGVGMDKAKYMPRMFTDDDLDTMQLLRCAFDPAGLANPGKVFPTPRLCGEVPGRRKGVHPAQEAGLAEVF, encoded by the coding sequence ATGAGCACGACCACGACGGACCTGGCCGCCCTCGGCGCCGCGCTGCGGGCCGCCATCGGCGCCGACCGGGTGATCAGCGACCGGCAGGAGCTGCGCACCTACGAGTGCGACGGGCTGGCCCAGTACAAGGTCGTGCCGGCGCTGGTGGCGCTGCCGGTCGATGCCGCGCAGTGCGCCGCGGTGGTCCGGGCCTGCGTCGCCGCCGGCGTGCCGTTCGTGGCCCGCGGCTCCGGCACCGGGCTCTCCGGCGGCGCGCTGCCGCACGCCGACGGGGTTCTGATCGTCACCTCGCGGATGCGGGACATCCTGGAGGTCGCGCCCGCCGACGAGCGGGCCGTGGTGCAGCCGGGCGTGATCAACCTGGCGGTCAGCCGGGCCGCGAACCCGCACGGCTGGTACTACGCGCCCGACCCGTCCAGCCAGCAGATCTGCTCCATCGGCGGCAACGTGGCGGAGAACTCCGGCGGCGCGCACTGCCTGAAGTACGGCTTCACCACCAACCACGTCACCGGCGTCGAGCTGGTCACCCCCGACGGCGACCTGGTACGCCTCGGCGGCCGCGCCCCCGACGCCCCCGGCTACGACCTGCTCGGCGCGTTCGTCGGCTCGGAGGGCACCCTCGGCATCGCCACCGAGGTGACCGTGCGGCTGACCCGGCTGCCCGAGTCGGTGCGGACGCTGCTCGCCGCCTTCGAGAGCACCGACCAGGCCGGCGCGGCGACCTCGGCGATCATCGCGGCCGGGGTGGTGCCGGCGGCGGTGGAGATGATGGACGCCCTCGCCATCTCCGCCGCCGAGGCGGCCGTGCACTGTGGCTACCCGGCCGGCGCCGGGGCCGTGCTCATCGTCGAGCTGGACGGGCCGGAACCGGAGGTGGCCGCCCAGTTCGACCAGGTCGAGCGGCTCTGCCGGGACAACCGGGCGTTCGAGATCCGGATCGCCGTCGACGATGCCGAGCGGGCGCTGTTCTGGAAGGGCCGCAAGTCCGCGTTCGCCGCCGTCGGGCGGATCAGCCCCGACTACATCGTCCAGGACGGGGTGATCCCGCGTACCGCCCTGCCCGAGGTGCTGCGCCGCATCGGTGAGCTCTCCGCCGAACGCGGCATCCGGGTCGCCAACGTCTTCCACGCCGGCGACGGCAACCTGCACCCGCTGGTCCTCTTCGACGCGTCCGTCGACGGGCAGACCGAACGCGCCGAGGAGGTCTCCGGCGCGATCCTCGACCTCTGCGTCCGGCACGGCGGGTCGATCACCGGCGAGCACGGGGTCGGCATGGACAAGGCGAAGTACATGCCGCGGATGTTCACCGACGACGACCTGGACACCATGCAGCTGCTGCGCTGCGCGTTCGACCCGGCCGGGCTGGCCAACCCGGGCAAGGTCTTCCCGACGCCCCGGCTCTGCGGCGAGGTTCCCGGGCGACGCAAAGGGGTCCACCCCGCGCAGGAGGCCGGCCTGGCGGAGGTCTTCTGA
- a CDS encoding FAD-binding oxidoreductase, translated as MPADGVLGRLRAAAAGGGPDNPDPVRVADAHDTIAGVPARYVAAPRDTAQAAALLRAAADLDLAVTVRGGGTRQDWGSPPRRLDLILDTTALAGVVEHAAGDLITVVRAGTRLDELAATLAGARQQLALDAPLPGGTIGGAVATNASGPRRMLYGTARDLLIGVTLVRADGVVAHAGGKVVKNVAGYDLAKLVTGAYGTLGLVTECAFRLHPLPAAAAYVTRRVGDAAEAGRLAGTVRAAQLAPAALEVDAPAGGGAAVTVLLEGTPAGVAARAEATRRLLGADATASDEAPDGWGRYPWRGGDIGLKLTAALSGVPGLLADARAAADRHALPLALRGSAGVGVLHAGVPGTADPERVGCLVDALRAATAAVAGHAVVLTAPPAVRDRVDLWGPVDGLALMRRVKQRFDPDARLAPGRFVGGI; from the coding sequence ATGCCCGCCGACGGGGTCCTCGGCCGGCTCCGCGCCGCCGCGGCCGGCGGGGGGCCGGACAACCCGGACCCCGTCCGGGTTGCCGACGCGCACGACACGATCGCCGGGGTGCCGGCCCGCTACGTCGCCGCGCCCCGCGACACCGCCCAGGCCGCGGCCCTGCTGCGGGCAGCGGCCGACCTCGACCTGGCCGTCACCGTCCGGGGCGGCGGCACCCGGCAGGACTGGGGGAGCCCGCCGCGCCGCCTCGACCTGATCCTCGACACCACCGCGCTGGCCGGGGTGGTCGAGCACGCCGCCGGTGACCTGATCACCGTGGTCCGGGCCGGCACCCGCCTCGACGAGCTGGCCGCCACCCTGGCCGGCGCCCGCCAGCAGCTCGCTCTCGACGCGCCGCTGCCCGGCGGCACGATCGGCGGGGCCGTCGCCACCAACGCCAGCGGCCCCCGCCGGATGCTCTACGGCACCGCGCGGGACCTGCTGATCGGGGTCACCCTGGTCCGCGCCGACGGGGTGGTCGCGCACGCCGGCGGCAAGGTGGTCAAGAACGTCGCCGGCTACGACCTGGCCAAGCTGGTCACCGGCGCGTACGGCACGCTCGGGCTGGTCACCGAGTGCGCGTTCCGGCTGCACCCGCTGCCGGCCGCCGCCGCGTACGTCACCCGCCGGGTCGGCGACGCGGCCGAGGCGGGCCGGCTGGCCGGCACGGTACGCGCCGCGCAGCTCGCGCCCGCGGCGCTGGAGGTGGACGCGCCCGCCGGCGGGGGAGCGGCGGTGACCGTGCTGCTGGAGGGCACCCCGGCCGGGGTGGCCGCCCGCGCCGAGGCCACCCGGCGGCTGCTCGGCGCCGACGCCACCGCCTCCGACGAGGCCCCCGACGGCTGGGGCCGGTACCCGTGGCGGGGCGGGGACATCGGGCTGAAGCTGACCGCCGCGCTCTCCGGCGTACCCGGACTGCTGGCCGACGCCCGCGCGGCGGCCGACCGGCACGCCCTGCCGCTCGCGCTGCGCGGCTCTGCCGGCGTCGGCGTCCTCCACGCCGGCGTGCCCGGCACCGCCGACCCGGAGCGGGTCGGATGCCTGGTCGACGCGCTGCGGGCGGCGACCGCCGCCGTCGCCGGGCACGCCGTGGTGCTCACCGCGCCCCCGGCCGTGCGGGACCGGGTCGACCTGTGGGGGCCGGTCGACGGCCTGGCGCTGATGCGCCGGGTCAAGCAGCGCTTCGACCCGGACGCCCGGCTCGCGCCCGGCCGATTCGTGGGAGGGATCTGA
- a CDS encoding class F sortase encodes MSPQRNPERGPSRARTAAVVAAVTLTGATGAGLVAAGLGTTSLRPPQPGASAAPTGERSGSPGPVLPRSEPVRITIPRIGVDAEIVPVDSDSNGSLEVPPLNRPEVAGWYRRGPTPGEAGNAVLVGHVDSQAGPAVFFDLGRLRAGDVVQVTRADGRQATFTVDGAGAYPKERFPTERVYGGDAAARLRLITCGGRFNPRTGNYPDNIVVFATATR; translated from the coding sequence CTGTCGCCGCAGCGCAACCCCGAGCGCGGGCCGTCGCGGGCCCGCACCGCCGCGGTGGTCGCGGCGGTCACGCTGACCGGCGCGACCGGAGCCGGGCTGGTCGCCGCCGGCCTGGGCACCACGTCCCTCCGGCCGCCCCAGCCCGGCGCCTCGGCCGCCCCGACGGGCGAACGCTCCGGCTCGCCCGGGCCGGTGCTGCCGCGGTCCGAACCGGTCCGGATCACCATCCCCCGGATCGGCGTCGACGCGGAGATCGTCCCGGTGGACAGCGACAGCAACGGCTCCCTGGAGGTGCCGCCGCTGAACCGGCCCGAGGTGGCCGGCTGGTACCGCCGCGGCCCCACCCCCGGCGAGGCCGGCAACGCGGTGCTGGTCGGGCACGTCGACTCGCAGGCCGGTCCGGCCGTCTTCTTCGACCTCGGCCGGCTCCGGGCCGGCGACGTCGTCCAGGTCACCCGCGCCGACGGCCGGCAGGCCACGTTCACCGTGGACGGTGCCGGCGCGTACCCGAAGGAGCGGTTCCCCACCGAACGGGTCTACGGCGGCGACGCGGCGGCCCGGCTGCGGCTGATCACCTGCGGCGGCCGGTTCAACCCCCGCACCGGCAACTACCCCGACAACATCGTCGTCTTCGCCACGGCCACACGCTGA
- a CDS encoding SGNH/GDSL hydrolase family protein — translation MLWQRYVAIGDSTTEGLDDPDGAGGYRGWADRFALAVARAQGGLEYANLAIRGRTTARIRAEQLPVALELAPDLATVVAGMNDVLRPSFDADRIAEDVGAMQRALVGQGATVLTFTLPDPAPVMPLARPLRGRVVALNAAVRAATTETGATLLDLGAHPVASDPRLWSDDRLHANSAGHERIAAALAHTAGLPGYDDSWSHSLPVPARRPRHEVVRAELAWTRRHLLPWLARHLRGRSSGDDRVAKRPVPLPVELP, via the coding sequence ATGTTGTGGCAGCGGTACGTGGCGATCGGCGACAGCACCACCGAGGGGCTGGACGACCCGGACGGCGCCGGCGGCTACCGGGGCTGGGCGGACCGGTTCGCCCTGGCGGTGGCCCGCGCTCAGGGCGGCCTGGAGTACGCCAACCTGGCCATCCGCGGTCGTACCACCGCGCGGATCCGGGCCGAGCAGCTGCCGGTGGCGCTGGAGCTGGCGCCGGACCTGGCCACCGTGGTGGCCGGGATGAACGACGTGCTCCGGCCGTCGTTCGACGCGGACCGGATCGCCGAGGACGTCGGCGCGATGCAACGGGCCCTGGTCGGCCAGGGCGCCACCGTGCTCACCTTCACCCTGCCCGACCCGGCGCCCGTGATGCCGCTGGCCCGACCGCTGCGCGGCCGGGTGGTGGCGCTCAACGCGGCGGTCCGGGCGGCCACCACCGAGACCGGCGCCACCCTGCTGGACCTGGGGGCGCACCCGGTCGCATCGGACCCCCGCCTGTGGAGCGACGACCGGCTGCACGCCAACAGCGCCGGACACGAGCGGATCGCCGCCGCGCTGGCGCACACCGCCGGCCTGCCCGGCTACGACGACTCGTGGTCGCACTCGCTGCCGGTACCCGCCCGGCGACCCCGCCACGAGGTGGTCCGGGCCGAGCTGGCCTGGACCCGGCGGCACCTGCTGCCCTGGCTGGCCCGGCACCTGCGCGGCCGGTCCTCCGGGGACGACCGGGTGGCCAAGCGCCCGGTGCCGCTGCCGGTGGAGCTGCCGTAG
- a CDS encoding phosphotransferase, with the protein MSPTRRRLDPDQVRRYVAASLGPSSRVTDCGPLDGGGFAAVWWVTLDDRRRVVLKVGPPPQVPLLRYERGLVAAEARYLRRVAAQAPTVPVPPLLHHGSDPELGDWLLTGLLAGRTLHDLAEAGVDTRRARAEFGAALAALHRVTGDRYGYDGDRAGGATWRAAFTAMLDDLLADAADWRVPLPVPARRIRELVGRHAHVLDAVRRPALLHFDGWAGNVLAVPGADGAPRLSGLVDGERHLHGDPLLDLVSPLLFRRTEDEPDDPFLRGYRMVTPYPLDAGARRRLGLYRLHLYLLMTVEMPSRGMTAGSHPGRVARLAELLDRELADLARP; encoded by the coding sequence ATGAGTCCCACCCGACGCCGCCTCGACCCCGACCAGGTCCGCCGGTACGTCGCCGCGTCCCTCGGCCCGTCGTCCCGGGTGACCGACTGCGGGCCGCTCGACGGCGGCGGCTTCGCCGCGGTGTGGTGGGTGACCCTGGACGACCGGCGCCGCGTCGTGCTCAAGGTCGGACCGCCGCCGCAGGTGCCGCTGCTGCGGTACGAGCGCGGCCTGGTCGCTGCCGAGGCCCGCTACCTGCGCCGGGTCGCCGCGCAGGCGCCCACCGTCCCGGTCCCGCCGCTGCTGCACCACGGCAGCGACCCGGAGCTGGGGGACTGGCTGCTCACCGGCCTGCTGGCGGGCCGCACCCTGCACGATCTCGCCGAGGCCGGCGTCGACACGCGGCGGGCCCGGGCCGAGTTCGGGGCCGCGCTGGCCGCGCTGCACCGGGTGACCGGCGACCGGTACGGCTACGACGGTGACCGTGCCGGCGGCGCTACCTGGCGGGCCGCGTTCACCGCGATGCTGGACGACCTGCTCGCCGACGCGGCGGACTGGCGGGTGCCGCTGCCCGTGCCGGCGCGGCGGATCCGGGAGCTGGTCGGCCGGCACGCGCACGTCCTCGACGCGGTACGCCGCCCGGCGCTGCTGCACTTCGACGGCTGGGCCGGCAACGTCCTCGCCGTGCCCGGCGCGGACGGGGCGCCCCGGCTCAGCGGCCTGGTCGACGGGGAGCGCCACCTGCACGGCGACCCGCTGCTGGACCTGGTGTCGCCGCTGCTGTTCCGGCGTACCGAGGACGAGCCGGACGACCCGTTCCTGCGCGGGTACCGGATGGTGACGCCGTACCCGCTGGACGCCGGGGCGCGGCGCCGGCTGGGCCTCTACCGGCTGCACCTCTACCTGCTGATGACCGTGGAGATGCCCAGCCGCGGCATGACGGCCGGGTCGCATCCGGGCCGGGTCGCCCGGCTCGCCGAGCTGCTCGATCGGGAGCTGGCCGACCTCGCCAGGCCCTGA
- a CDS encoding (Fe-S)-binding protein translates to MTIPQQPDDRPAPVTSPGGTFPASGPRDVLGLAARPPGEGAFDAHHPPAAELISDCVHCGFCLPTCPTYVLWGEEADSPRGRIYLMKEGLEGEPLSDSMVAHFDRCLGCMSCVTACPSGVRYDRLIEDTRQQVERRHTRSPRERVLRAAIFALFPYPRRLRLLRGPLRAYQASGLRRLLRRTGLLPRLAPTLAALESLAPRLGRAARPPQRVPAVGTRRAVVGMLTGCVQSAFFPEVNAATARVLAAEGCDVVILPGRQGCCGALSVHNGREAEARRFARRTLDTFAAAGIDFFVVNAAGCGSTLKEYGDLLRDDARYAALAADFAGRVRDLSELLDELGPVATRHPLPVTVAYHDACHLAHAQGVRAQPRRLLRGIPGLELREIADPEICCGSAGIWNLLHPGPAAELGDRKARTVLATGARLLVTANPGCLMQVAASVARAGGDIALAHTAQVLDASLRARPVEELL, encoded by the coding sequence ATGACCATCCCCCAGCAGCCCGACGACCGCCCGGCCCCGGTCACCTCGCCCGGCGGCACCTTCCCGGCCAGCGGACCGCGCGACGTGCTCGGCCTGGCCGCCCGTCCGCCCGGCGAGGGCGCCTTCGACGCGCACCACCCACCCGCCGCCGAGCTGATCTCGGACTGCGTGCACTGTGGCTTCTGCCTGCCCACCTGCCCCACCTACGTGCTGTGGGGCGAGGAGGCGGACTCGCCGCGCGGGCGGATCTACCTGATGAAGGAGGGCCTGGAGGGCGAGCCGCTGTCGGACTCGATGGTCGCCCACTTCGACCGCTGCCTCGGCTGCATGTCGTGCGTCACCGCCTGCCCCTCCGGCGTCCGCTACGACCGGCTCATCGAGGACACCCGCCAGCAGGTCGAACGCCGGCACACCCGCAGCCCCCGGGAGCGGGTCCTGCGCGCGGCGATCTTCGCGCTCTTCCCGTACCCGCGGCGGCTGCGGCTGCTGCGCGGGCCGCTGCGCGCGTACCAGGCCAGCGGGCTGCGTCGCCTGCTCCGGCGGACCGGCCTGCTGCCCCGGCTCGCGCCCACCCTCGCGGCGCTGGAGTCGCTCGCGCCCCGGCTCGGCCGGGCCGCGCGCCCGCCGCAGCGGGTGCCCGCGGTCGGGACCCGGCGGGCCGTGGTGGGCATGCTCACCGGCTGCGTGCAGTCCGCGTTCTTCCCCGAGGTCAACGCGGCCACCGCCCGGGTCCTCGCCGCCGAGGGCTGCGACGTGGTCATCCTGCCCGGCCGGCAGGGCTGCTGCGGCGCGCTGAGCGTGCACAACGGACGCGAGGCGGAGGCGCGGCGCTTCGCCCGCCGGACGCTGGACACCTTCGCCGCCGCCGGCATCGACTTCTTCGTGGTCAACGCGGCCGGCTGCGGCTCCACCCTCAAGGAGTACGGCGACCTGCTGCGCGACGACGCCCGCTACGCCGCGCTCGCCGCCGACTTCGCCGGACGGGTCCGCGACCTGTCCGAACTCCTCGACGAGCTGGGCCCGGTCGCCACCCGGCACCCGCTGCCGGTGACCGTCGCGTACCACGACGCCTGCCACCTCGCCCACGCCCAGGGGGTCCGCGCCCAGCCCCGCCGGCTGCTGCGCGGCATCCCCGGGCTGGAGCTGCGGGAGATCGCCGACCCGGAGATCTGCTGCGGCTCCGCCGGGATCTGGAACCTGCTCCACCCCGGGCCCGCCGCCGAACTCGGCGACCGCAAGGCCCGCACCGTACTGGCCACCGGGGCGCGGCTGCTCGTCACCGCCAACCCCGGCTGCCTCATGCAGGTCGCCGCCTCGGTGGCCCGCGCCGGGGGCGACATCGCCCTGGCACACACCGCCCAGGTCCTCGACGCCTCCCTCCGCGCCCGCCCGGTGGAGGAGCTGCTGTAG
- the aceB gene encoding malate synthase A translates to MTNPAGVEVTGPMHPRYDEILTPEALAFLADLHRAFDPRRRDLLDRRRRREAELADGAVLDFLPETREIRAADWRVAEPAPGLVDRRVEITGPTDAKMTINALNSGAKVWLADHEDANTPLWENVVSGQLNLRDAIDRKLDFTSPEGKQYALHDGELATIVVRPRGWHLTEKHILVDGERTSGSLVDFGLYFFHCARRQLDRGAGPYFYLPKMESHLEARLWNDVFLAAQERLGIPRGTIRATVLIETFPAAFEMDEILYELRVHSAGLNAGRWDYMFSVIKKFRTRGADFLLPDRDSVTMTVPFMRAYTELLVRTCHRRGAHAIGGMAAFIPSRRDPQVNEVALTKVHDDKTREANDGFDGSWVAHPDLVPICREAFDRVLGDRPNQLDRTRDDVRVAAADLLSVHATPGPHTDAGLRNAVSVGVQYLAAWLRGSGAVAIFNLMEDAATAEISRSQVWQWLHNDVTLDDTGERVTRELVERIADEEIGRLPGDPGGYADARALFMEVAVADDFADFLTVPAYERMP, encoded by the coding sequence ATGACCAACCCCGCGGGCGTCGAGGTCACGGGACCGATGCACCCTCGGTACGACGAGATCCTCACCCCGGAGGCGCTGGCCTTCCTCGCCGATCTGCACCGCGCCTTCGACCCGCGGCGCCGGGACCTGCTCGACCGCCGGCGGCGACGCGAGGCCGAGCTGGCCGACGGCGCGGTGCTGGACTTCCTGCCCGAGACCCGGGAGATCCGCGCGGCCGACTGGCGGGTCGCCGAGCCGGCGCCCGGCCTGGTCGACCGCCGCGTCGAGATCACCGGCCCCACCGACGCGAAGATGACCATCAACGCGCTGAACTCCGGCGCGAAGGTGTGGCTGGCCGACCACGAGGACGCCAACACCCCGCTCTGGGAGAACGTCGTCTCCGGGCAGCTCAACCTGCGCGACGCCATCGACCGCAAGCTCGACTTCACCTCCCCGGAGGGGAAGCAGTACGCGCTGCACGACGGCGAGCTGGCCACCATCGTGGTCCGTCCCCGCGGTTGGCACCTCACCGAGAAGCACATCCTGGTCGACGGCGAGCGCACCTCCGGCAGCCTGGTCGACTTCGGGCTCTACTTCTTCCACTGCGCCCGCCGGCAGCTCGACCGGGGCGCCGGCCCCTACTTCTACCTGCCCAAGATGGAGAGCCACCTCGAGGCGCGGCTCTGGAACGACGTGTTCCTGGCCGCCCAGGAACGGCTCGGCATCCCGCGCGGCACCATCCGGGCCACCGTGCTGATCGAGACCTTCCCGGCCGCGTTCGAGATGGACGAGATCCTCTACGAGCTGCGCGTGCACTCCGCCGGGCTGAACGCCGGCCGGTGGGACTACATGTTCAGCGTGATCAAGAAGTTCCGCACCCGCGGCGCGGACTTCCTGCTGCCCGACCGCGACTCGGTGACCATGACCGTGCCGTTCATGCGCGCGTACACCGAGCTGCTGGTGCGGACCTGCCACCGGCGGGGGGCGCACGCCATCGGCGGGATGGCCGCGTTCATCCCCAGCCGGCGCGACCCGCAGGTCAACGAGGTCGCCCTGACGAAGGTCCACGACGACAAGACCCGCGAGGCGAACGACGGCTTCGACGGCTCCTGGGTGGCCCACCCCGACCTGGTGCCGATCTGCCGGGAGGCCTTCGACCGGGTCCTCGGCGACCGGCCGAACCAGCTCGACCGCACCCGCGACGACGTCCGGGTCGCCGCCGCCGACCTGCTCTCCGTGCACGCCACCCCGGGACCGCACACCGACGCCGGGCTGCGCAACGCGGTCAGCGTCGGTGTGCAGTACCTGGCCGCCTGGCTGCGCGGCTCCGGCGCGGTCGCCATCTTCAACCTGATGGAGGACGCCGCCACGGCGGAGATCTCCCGCAGCCAGGTCTGGCAGTGGCTGCACAACGACGTCACCCTCGACGACACCGGCGAGCGGGTCACCCGGGAGCTGGTCGAGCGGATCGCCGACGAGGAGATCGGCAGACTCCCCGGCGACCCGGGCGGCTACGCCGACGCCCGGGCGCTGTTCATGGAGGTCGCCGTCGCCGACGACTTCGCCGACTTCCTCACCGTGCCCGCGTACGAACGGATGCCCTGA